CCACGAACTCCTCGACCACGCCCATCACCGCGTGCAGCTCGTTGGGGCGGTTGCCGTACGAGTCGCGCAGCACCGACCACCAGCGCTCGACCGGCACCACCTCGACCGGCCAGCCGTGCTCGCGGATGATCCGGATCAGGTCGAGGAAGCGCATCTTCACCGGGTTGATCAGGTGATACGTGTCGCCGAAGGACTGCTTGCCCAGGGCGATCGCGACCATGGCCCGCGCCGTGTAGTCGACCGGCGTCATCTCGATGTCGATGTCGATGTCCGGGGCCAGGCCGAGCTGCACGCAGCCCTTGATGACCCGGGTGGTGAAGTGCGTGGTCAGGCAGGCGCCGGTGCGCGAGTCGCCGAGCACCCGGCCCAGCCGGTGCACGTCCACCGGCAGGCCCCGCTCGCGGGCCTGCTCGACCAGCCGCTCGGCCGCCCACTTCGTCTGGACATAGCCGGTGACCAGGCGGCCGGCCGTGCTGATCGGCTCGTCCTCGGCGATCGCGTGGCGGCCCTCGGCGGGCACGCCCCAGATGCCGTACGTGGACACGTGGTGCACCGGGATCGTCCGGCCCCCGTGCACCGCCAGGCGCAGCAGCTCCTCGGTGCCGGTCAGGTTCGCCGCGCGCAGCTGGTCGTAGGTGTAGCTGAAGTGCACCCAGGCGCCCGCGTGGAAGATCCCGTCGCAGTCCGCCGCCAGCGCCGCGAACCGCTCCGCACCCAGCCCGAGCAGCGGCTGCGCCAGGTCGCCCGGCACGATCACCACCCGGCTGCCGGCGTCCGCCCGCCACGGCAGGTAGTGCTCGACGTTGGCCCGGACCCGGGCCAGCCCTTCGGCCGGATCGTCGCAGCGCACCAGCGCGTGCACCGTCGCGTCCGTGCGGGCGAGCAGCTCGTCCAGCAGGTACGCCCCGATGAAGCCGGTCGCGCCGGTGAGCAGCAGGTGGCGCGGCTGCTCGGCGACCGTGACCGGAGACTGCGGCACGATCGCCGGGTCGAGCCGGACGTCGCCGTCGATCCAGGCCGGATCGGTCTGGTCCGCCCGGTCACCGGCCACGCCGGCCTCGGCCGGGGCGTCGTCGCCCCAGTGCGCCCGGGCGAACTCGTCGCGGACCAGCACCGCCCAGTCGGTGACCGTGGGGTGCTCGAACAGCGCGCTGGCCTTGACGCTCACCCGCAGCTCGCGCTTGAGGGCCCGGACCACCTCCATCGCCATCAGCGAGTCCAGCCCGCAGCGCACGATGTCGTCGTCCGGCCCGATCGCGGTGCCGCCGAGCACCCCCGCCAGCACGTCCTCCAGCAACGGGGTGATCAGATCACGCGCGGCGTCGGCCGCGTCGGGCGCGCCCGCCAGCGCCGCCAGGTCGGCGTACGCGCCGCGCTCGCCGGAGTCCGCCTCGTCGTCGTCGACGTGCACCGTACGCAGCACCGGCCGGTCGGTGCGCGCCTCCATCACCGACTTGTAGACCGACCAGTCCGCGGCGCAGACCACCGCGGTCGGGCGGTCGCTCGCCAGCAGCGGCCCGAGCAGGCGCAGCGACTGCGCCGCGTCCAGCGAGCGCAGCCCGGTGGCGTGCAGGAACGCCATCACCTCGGCGTCGAACAGCGCCGACGGCAGGTCCCACGGCCCCCACGCGACGGTCAGGGCGGGCAGCCCCTGCCCCTTGCGCAGGTGCGCCAGCCCGTCCAGGAACGCGTTGCCCGCCGAGTAGCTGGCCAGGTGCTGCGAGCCCCAGGTCGCGGCGACCGACGAGAACGACAGGAACAGCTCCAGCTCGGTCGAGGCTCCGCTGAGCTGGTGCAGCAGCGAGCCGCCGATCACCTTCGGGGCCCAGACCGCGCGATACTCCGCCGGGGTGACGTCGCGGACGAACGCCGGGCCGGAGACGCCCGCGGCGTGCACGATGCCGCGCAGCGGCAGCCGGTCCTCGGCCAGTTCGGTGAACAGCCGCGCCATGCCGGTGTCGTCGACCACGTCGACGGCGGCCGTGGTCACCTGCGCGCCCAGCCGTTCCAGCCGCCGGACCAGGTCCACCCGGGCCCGGTCCGCCTCGGTCAGCTCGCCGTCCCAGGTCTCCCGGGCGGGCAGCGGGGAGCGCGCGGACAGCACGATCCGTCCCGCACCGGCCACCGCCAGCCAGACCGCGATCTCCTGGCCGATGCCGCCGAAGCCGCCGGTGATCAGGTAGCTGCCGTCGGCCCGGACGGGCGGCTCGCGATCGGCCTCGCCGGGGTGCAGCGGGCGCGACACCAGGCGGGCCACCAGCGCGTTCGTACCGCGTACCGCCTGCTGGTCCTCGGCCGCGGTGCGGCCCAGCGCCTCGATCAGCCGGCCGCACTCGCCGCGCCGGTCGTGCGGGTCCAGGTCGATCGCGCCCGCCCAGCGCTCCGGATGCTCCAGCGCCACCACCCGGCCCAGGCCCCACAGGGTCTGGCTCACCGCGTCCACCTCGGACCCTTCGAACCCGGTCGCCGCCGCGCCTCGGGTGACCAGGACCAGCCGGACCCCCGGCAGGCTCTCCCCGAGCACCTGCACCAGCGCGGTGACCAGCAGGTCGGAGACGGCCAGGTGCTCGTGCAGGCCGCGGGCGTCGGTGTGGCTGAGCCGGGGCGCGGCAAGTCCGGTGAGCAGCACGATCCGGGACGGCGCGGCCGTCGTGGCGGCCCACGCGGCGAGCAGCTCGCGCAGCGCGTCCAGGTCGGGCTCGCAGTCCGGGCCGACGCCCCGCACCGGGGGCGCGGCGACGACCGCCTGGGCGCCACGGGCGCGCAGCTCCTCGGCGAGCTGGTCGGCGAAGGCCAGCTCGGTGGCGAGCAGCAGGTGCCCGGCACCGGCCACGGGTGCCGGGGCCGGGGTGGCGGGCGGCAGCGGCTGCCAGACCAGGTCGTAGAGCAGGCTCGCCGGGTCCTGCCAGGCGGTGCGGACCAGCCCGGCGGGCGGCGGGGCGGGCACGGCGACGGTCGCCGCGCCGCCGATCCAGGCCCCGCCCTCGGCGTACAGGCGCACGCTGCCGGTGACGGCCCCGGCCGCGTCGCGGCTGCCGGTGGCGTACACGTAGCGCACCCGGGCCGGGTCGGCGCAGACCAGCCCGCCCAGCCGGGTTCCGTCCACGGGCATGGCGCCCTCGGTCCGGCCCGCGGCCCAGTGCACCGCGGCCAGGGTGGCGTCGACGACCCGGGCGGCGGTGATGTCCGCGGCCGGATCCAGCGCGAACAGCACACCGTCGCCCTCGCGGCGCACGTGCGCGACGACGTCGCAGTCCAGCACCCGGCGCGCGTTGGCCGCCGCCGCCGCGTCGAAGTCGTGGGTGACCAGGCGGTCCGCCTCGATCGCCATGTGCTGCTCGGCGGTGGGCCGGGTGCGCACCACGGCCTCGGCCAGCAGCCGCCACGGCGCGCCCGCGGACTCGCCCGCCGGGTCGGCCGCGTGTACCTCGCACCGCACCCCGGCCTCGTCCACCCGGGACAGCGTCACCTGCGCGCCCCGGGCCAGCTCGGCCGCGCCGAGCTGCGCGTGCACCACCAGCTCCG
The Catellatospora sp. IY07-71 DNA segment above includes these coding regions:
- a CDS encoding type I polyketide synthase, with the protein product MTDIDYRPHLVEALRTIEELQARLAEPQTAEPIAVIGMGCRLPGGVTEPDEFWQLLRNGVDATGEFPAERADAAAYFDPDPNAPGKAHTMRGGFLGRIDRFEPAVFGISPREAVGMDPQHRLTLEVTWEALERAGYAPDRLEGTRTGVYLGVSTTDYVRLRQQVGDPADIDAYQLVGEPSFLAGRISYTLGLRGPSQVIDTACSSSLVAVHEACQALRSGECDLALAGGVNLMLAPYGFVLMSKFGALAPDGRCKTFDASADGYARGEGAGVIVLKRASEALADGDTILAFVNGSAINHDGRSSGMTVPNPTAQRDVVERALAQARIAPDRVDYVEAHGTGTSLGDPIELRALHDVLAADRAGEDPLLVGSAKTNIGHLESAAGIAGLIKIVLAMRHGEIPPHLHFTQPNPNIDWDRLNVRVTASHQDWPSRGEHRVSAVSSFGVSGTNAHAVLTSGPAPAADRAGAEAAFETVFLHARSGQSLTELADRFARHLRREPGLALRDVAFTTQVGRSRQPEGLAVVADGVDGVADALAAYARGARDTRIVEANLPAHKHRKTAWLFTGQGSQYAGMAAGLLAEPAFKAAFDEVAALLDEGLDQPLREVVWPAAGTPTPLDDTRYTQPALFAIEYALSALWRSWGLKPAAVAGHSIGEITAAVVAGVLSLPDAARLVVARARLMSALPAGGVMLAVRCDEQTARRFIASYPDTVSLAAVNSPNDVVVAGAADDVAAVQQAMAAEGIAGTLLTVSHAFHSPLMRPMVDEFRRVLDGLTFHAPRLPIVSNVTGTWWTPADAGPQYWIDHALGAVRFLDGVRTLHADGFRTFLELGPQPVLSTLGARCVDDEQAVFTASLRRGGDRQQLPRALATLHLRGAAIDWAAVHAGRDVRRVALPTTPWHGESYWFREAVPVAAVAAAPVGETVLTDPVTVLRVPGAHPVYQLRPSADGTDVALPLGSLAGLALELARDGYGRRCTVLAELVVHAQLGAAELARGAQVTLSRVDEAGVRCEVHAADPAGESAGAPWRLLAEAVVRTRPTAEQHMAIEADRLVTHDFDAAAAANARRVLDCDVVAHVRREGDGVLFALDPAADITAARVVDATLAAVHWAAGRTEGAMPVDGTRLGGLVCADPARVRYVYATGSRDAAGAVTGSVRLYAEGGAWIGGAATVAVPAPPPAGLVRTAWQDPASLLYDLVWQPLPPATPAPAPVAGAGHLLLATELAFADQLAEELRARGAQAVVAAPPVRGVGPDCEPDLDALRELLAAWAATTAAPSRIVLLTGLAAPRLSHTDARGLHEHLAVSDLLVTALVQVLGESLPGVRLVLVTRGAAATGFEGSEVDAVSQTLWGLGRVVALEHPERWAGAIDLDPHDRRGECGRLIEALGRTAAEDQQAVRGTNALVARLVSRPLHPGEADREPPVRADGSYLITGGFGGIGQEIAVWLAVAGAGRIVLSARSPLPARETWDGELTEADRARVDLVRRLERLGAQVTTAAVDVVDDTGMARLFTELAEDRLPLRGIVHAAGVSGPAFVRDVTPAEYRAVWAPKVIGGSLLHQLSGASTELELFLSFSSVAATWGSQHLASYSAGNAFLDGLAHLRKGQGLPALTVAWGPWDLPSALFDAEVMAFLHATGLRSLDAAQSLRLLGPLLASDRPTAVVCAADWSVYKSVMEARTDRPVLRTVHVDDDEADSGERGAYADLAALAGAPDAADAARDLITPLLEDVLAGVLGGTAIGPDDDIVRCGLDSLMAMEVVRALKRELRVSVKASALFEHPTVTDWAVLVRDEFARAHWGDDAPAEAGVAGDRADQTDPAWIDGDVRLDPAIVPQSPVTVAEQPRHLLLTGATGFIGAYLLDELLARTDATVHALVRCDDPAEGLARVRANVEHYLPWRADAGSRVVIVPGDLAQPLLGLGAERFAALAADCDGIFHAGAWVHFSYTYDQLRAANLTGTEELLRLAVHGGRTIPVHHVSTYGIWGVPAEGRHAIAEDEPISTAGRLVTGYVQTKWAAERLVEQARERGLPVDVHRLGRVLGDSRTGACLTTHFTTRVIKGCVQLGLAPDIDIDIEMTPVDYTARAMVAIALGKQSFGDTYHLINPVKMRFLDLIRIIREHGWPVEVVPVERWWSVLRDSYGNRPNELHAVMGVVEEFVVGGEEAIDYGTAHAEAALAGTGISCPPLDAELLHTYLGWLRDSGYLPAPEPAPQSTPPARSRSRRTR